In one window of Streptomyces sp. FXJ1.172 DNA:
- a CDS encoding DUF4429 domain-containing protein, whose product MAEIIARDGTWAFDGSTIRITPGLHRSVPLFRQTYGEISVPLEAVSGVVYAPERKRGRLRMRLREGADPLLQATGGRLPEPADPYRLAVDADRSGVAEYVAQEIRHALLIDRIPQEPTAGYLLPGPPVPVSVRSSDGTVSFDGTQVRIDWSDTSDRVKRATGPRIIGLGDLVQVEWLPNSGYEDGFLRFVTAETAFSKLPPERDPYTLDLWGSVRRDLLTALVATAVTARLPHPSTRADGTRDGQGRPRPAVPAQADLHDVLLRRLRELGELHRAGVLTDEEFARTKAVVLRGFS is encoded by the coding sequence ATGGCCGAGATCATCGCGCGGGACGGGACCTGGGCCTTCGACGGCAGCACGATCCGGATCACCCCGGGACTGCACCGGTCCGTGCCGCTGTTCCGGCAGACGTACGGGGAGATCTCCGTGCCTCTGGAGGCGGTCTCGGGCGTCGTCTACGCACCGGAGCGCAAGCGCGGCCGGCTGCGGATGCGGCTGCGCGAAGGCGCCGACCCCCTGCTCCAGGCGACGGGCGGACGGCTGCCCGAGCCGGCCGACCCCTACCGGCTGGCGGTGGACGCGGACCGCTCGGGGGTCGCGGAATACGTCGCGCAGGAGATCCGGCACGCGCTGCTCATCGACCGGATTCCGCAGGAGCCCACGGCGGGCTATCTGCTGCCGGGGCCGCCGGTGCCGGTGTCGGTGCGGTCCTCCGACGGCACGGTCTCCTTCGACGGCACCCAGGTGCGCATCGACTGGTCCGACACCTCCGACCGGGTCAAGCGCGCGACCGGCCCGCGGATCATCGGCCTGGGCGATCTGGTGCAGGTGGAGTGGCTGCCCAACTCCGGGTACGAGGACGGCTTTCTGCGGTTCGTGACTGCGGAGACGGCGTTCTCCAAGCTGCCGCCCGAGCGGGACCCCTACACCCTGGATCTGTGGGGCAGTGTGCGGCGCGACCTGCTGACCGCGCTGGTCGCGACCGCCGTCACCGCCCGGCTGCCGCATCCCAGCACTCGTGCGGACGGCACCCGCGACGGACAGGGCCGTCCCCGTCCGGCCGTACCGGCACAGGCCGATCTCCATGACGTACTGCTGCGCCGGCTGCGCGAGTTGGGCGAGCTGCACCGGGCCGGGGTGCTCACGGACGAGGAGTTCGCGAGGACGAAGGCCGTCGTGCTCAGGGGCTTCAGCTGA